The following coding sequences lie in one Acidobacteriota bacterium genomic window:
- a CDS encoding ChaN family lipoprotein, producing MTHFQRAAGFVFLIACILAVAPGFAQAPASPSTPARGQEADKPAADKPDPTLTLKIGDPRLRDKVMAVAPGDILSGRTGRPLGFERMADEMMAARIVHVGETHNSMPMHEVEFQVIRALYARDRRLAIGLEMIPVTLQEALNRWTDSILTRDELLRQLNWYVTWNFNFGYYEKIFDFAREHRLPVYALNAPGEVINTIRMGGWEALSDAEKAFFPGPPDLANQDHRTLIRTVFESSDIPEAMKGAGLDMMFEGLYRGQSAWDEVMGANAVRAAQAEGRRVVVCAGSGHLLYNLGLNRRAFERSKLPFRTVIAVEVPAGKKDLTVSRAIGDYVFGLAAQDKPAFPNIGLGLKKVEGLENLVVDPKPAEGASSRAGFEKGDVILSVDGKAYTDINELRMELAKLRCGGEVRFEVLRAGAVKDVALKCERSAAPAVAADKELP from the coding sequence ATGACGCATTTCCAGCGCGCCGCGGGCTTTGTTTTCCTGATCGCCTGCATCCTTGCCGTCGCTCCCGGCTTCGCCCAGGCCCCGGCGTCGCCCTCGACCCCGGCTCGGGGCCAGGAGGCGGACAAGCCCGCCGCGGACAAGCCCGATCCCACGCTGACTCTCAAGATCGGCGATCCCCGGCTCAGGGACAAGGTCATGGCCGTCGCGCCGGGCGATATCCTCTCCGGGCGGACCGGCCGGCCCCTGGGCTTCGAGCGGATGGCCGACGAGATGATGGCCGCCCGGATCGTCCACGTCGGCGAGACCCACAACTCGATGCCCATGCACGAGGTAGAGTTCCAGGTCATCCGGGCCCTCTACGCCAGGGACCGGCGCCTGGCCATCGGCCTGGAGATGATCCCCGTGACCCTCCAGGAGGCCCTCAACAGGTGGACGGACAGCATCCTGACCAGGGACGAGCTCCTGCGCCAGCTCAACTGGTATGTCACCTGGAACTTCAACTTCGGCTACTACGAGAAGATCTTCGACTTCGCCCGGGAGCACCGGCTGCCGGTCTACGCCCTGAACGCGCCGGGCGAGGTCATCAACACGATCCGCATGGGCGGCTGGGAGGCCCTGAGCGACGCCGAGAAGGCCTTCTTCCCGGGGCCTCCCGATCTCGCGAACCAGGACCATCGGACGCTCATCAGGACGGTCTTCGAGTCCTCCGACATCCCGGAGGCGATGAAGGGCGCCGGACTCGACATGATGTTCGAGGGCCTCTATCGGGGCCAGTCGGCCTGGGACGAGGTCATGGGGGCGAACGCGGTCAGGGCGGCCCAGGCCGAGGGGCGGCGCGTCGTCGTCTGCGCCGGTTCGGGGCATCTCCTCTACAACCTGGGCCTGAACCGGCGCGCTTTCGAGCGGTCGAAGCTGCCGTTCAGGACGGTCATCGCCGTCGAGGTCCCGGCCGGGAAGAAGGACCTGACGGTCAGCCGGGCGATCGGCGACTATGTTTTCGGCCTGGCGGCGCAGGACAAGCCCGCCTTCCCGAACATCGGCCTGGGGCTCAAGAAGGTCGAGGGCCTGGAGAACCTGGTCGTCGACCCGAAGCCGGCCGAGGGCGCCTCGAGCCGGGCCGGCTTCGAGAAGGGCGACGTCATCCTGTCCGTCGACGGGAAGGCTTACACGGACATCAACGAGCTGCGGATGGAGCTGGCCAAGCTCCGCTGCGGCGGCGAGGTCAGGTTCGAGGTCCTGCGGGCCGGCGCGGTCAAGGACGTCGCGCTCAAGTGCGAGCGGTCCGCGGCGCCCGCAGTGGCCGCGGACAAGGAATTGCCTTAA
- a CDS encoding M14 family zinc carboxypeptidase — translation MKRFNSAQISAIAILTGCLMAIGAASAGTAEERPRAAGQAILKTPAELADYREYSQNEAVAAFLSGLAAASDRVAVSTAGRSLPADAYGAREIFLAVLSANGAATPGALDRKKPTVLLTAAQHGNEQSAKEAVLRLVRDLAVGELRPLLDKINVLAMPQTNPYGNFMDVRVNELDLDMNRDHVKLEAEGVRAIHRVFRRWTPEATIDVHEKGDDYYRVSIGCVSNANIGKDLQEFSRSVLLAEIEKALKKKGVAFHEYLVTEDLGLDTSSGAAYAQGASGPREEMKRFSTTDLNDGRNSLGIFETLSFIQEGASRHDIGTLEARTGWQYQGLRAWLESVAGHAADVLEMVRRDRARLLERAAVRDAADPVHLRMKFARDPKEPQLLLKAFETVEPPIRGVLKVDKKAGETLTAADIAPYPAPRNVKIVDEVVKNWFPNVEPTLSVARPRGYIVRGDRLDIVEALLGLGVEVGLVVRDGVASAEAYDVKEIVPAGLDYLAPEKIAVAARAVEVPVRKGDFYVDCVQPAANLVPCLLEPQSEFGLIRYWKFKLVPEAGGVFEILRFTGKTAPAVVPYKRWE, via the coding sequence ATGAAGCGATTCAATTCGGCGCAGATATCGGCGATCGCGATCCTCACCGGCTGCCTGATGGCGATCGGGGCGGCCTCCGCCGGGACCGCGGAAGAACGGCCCCGGGCCGCCGGGCAGGCCATCTTGAAGACCCCCGCGGAACTGGCCGACTATCGTGAATACAGCCAGAACGAGGCCGTCGCGGCGTTCCTGAGCGGCCTCGCCGCGGCTTCCGACCGGGTCGCCGTTTCGACCGCCGGGCGGAGCCTGCCGGCCGACGCGTATGGCGCCCGGGAGATCTTCCTGGCCGTCCTCAGCGCGAACGGCGCGGCGACGCCCGGGGCGCTCGACCGGAAGAAGCCGACCGTCCTCCTCACGGCCGCCCAGCACGGCAACGAGCAGTCGGCCAAGGAAGCCGTGCTCCGGCTCGTCCGGGACCTGGCCGTCGGAGAGCTCCGTCCGCTCCTCGACAAGATCAACGTCCTGGCCATGCCCCAGACCAATCCCTACGGCAACTTCATGGACGTCCGGGTGAATGAGCTCGACCTGGACATGAACCGCGACCACGTCAAGCTCGAAGCCGAGGGCGTGCGGGCCATCCACCGGGTTTTCCGCCGCTGGACGCCCGAGGCGACGATCGACGTCCACGAGAAGGGCGACGATTATTACCGGGTATCCATCGGCTGCGTTTCCAACGCCAACATCGGCAAGGACCTGCAGGAGTTCTCGCGATCGGTCCTTCTGGCCGAGATCGAGAAGGCCCTGAAAAAAAAGGGCGTGGCCTTCCACGAATACCTGGTCACCGAGGACCTCGGCCTGGACACGTCGTCGGGCGCGGCCTATGCCCAGGGGGCGTCCGGCCCGCGCGAGGAGATGAAGCGCTTCTCGACGACCGACCTCAACGACGGCCGCAACAGCCTGGGCATCTTCGAGACGCTGTCCTTCATCCAGGAAGGCGCGTCGCGCCACGATATCGGGACGCTCGAGGCCCGGACGGGCTGGCAATACCAGGGTTTGAGGGCCTGGCTCGAGTCGGTCGCCGGCCACGCCGCGGACGTCCTGGAGATGGTCCGCCGGGACCGGGCCCGGCTGCTCGAGCGGGCCGCCGTCCGGGACGCGGCCGATCCCGTCCACCTGCGGATGAAGTTCGCCCGCGACCCGAAGGAGCCCCAGCTGCTGCTCAAGGCGTTCGAGACGGTCGAGCCGCCAATCCGGGGCGTCCTCAAGGTCGACAAGAAGGCGGGGGAGACCCTCACGGCCGCCGACATCGCCCCCTATCCCGCGCCGCGGAACGTCAAGATCGTCGACGAGGTGGTCAAGAACTGGTTCCCGAACGTCGAGCCGACGCTTTCGGTGGCCAGGCCGCGCGGCTACATCGTCCGCGGCGACCGGCTCGATATCGTCGAGGCCCTGCTCGGCCTGGGCGTCGAGGTGGGACTCGTCGTCAGGGACGGGGTGGCGAGCGCCGAAGCCTACGACGTTAAGGAGATCGTCCCGGCCGGGCTCGATTACCTGGCCCCGGAGAAGATCGCCGTCGCCGCCAGGGCCGTCGAGGTCCCGGTCCGGAAGGGCGATTTCTACGTCGATTGCGTCCAGCCGGCGGCCAACCTCGTGCCCTGCCTGCTCGAGCCGCAATCGGAGTTCGGCCTCATCCGCTACTGGAAGTTCAAGCTCGTGCCGGAAGCCGGCGGCGTCTTCGAGATCCTGCGCTTCACGGGCAAGACGGCGCCCGCCGTCGTTCCCTACAAGCGTTGGGAATAG
- a CDS encoding DUF5107 domain-containing protein, with protein sequence MIRNRAGKNPLSPPAFAGALFLLALALAAGAACRLGSSPGATAEEKTETIRTYPFADPDPVPIFARSSMWGQGARLYPYFMFDRFTAEGVDRPWTVVRLKNPYVEVAVLPGAGGKVWGARDLATGRDFLYWNHVLKFRQIAMRGPWTSGGIEWNFGVVGHAPTTATPVDYLVRRNRDGSASVVVGAMDLASRTRWSVTVTLPKDSAAFETHALWVNPTPFSQSYYAWSCAAIKAADDLRYIFPGQWFIGHDYSVPLESWPVDRTGRDLSWYRNNATPGSKSYFTVGQYADFYGGWYEKADAGFGHWSPYEDMPGRKVWIWDLSRSGEIWVDLLTDKDGQYTEPQAGRLLNQSDHGDFAPGSADRWQEHWFPYRGIGPMTRATPEAALSAVRGGDTLDLGLYAIRPLAGDLSVTAAGKEIFRERVALRPEQTWKKNVALAGTPAGASLEVRLGAQLLYASAPGAGDLERPIHFSAPSGGSAEALFLQARGLERERRLPEALDKYLAAAAAEPLHVRALARAAELYTRRGEPAKALELAGRALSVSMYDPEANYVYAVAARRLGRLIDARETLGWAARSPQFEAVARVQQAEIALVEKDYPAAVEYALKALVADDLNINALEVLALADRLAGRESDANRVLAWLLEVDPLDHLARFEKYLHSRKAGDLEACKSLIRSELPHETWLEMAAFYRRLGLDADAVEALKAAPAQTTVLYTLAYLLRESAPAESAACLEKASSASPLLVFPFREEEIAVFSWALAARPADWKPKYYLALILWGKGRLDESSDLLEMIENADFAPFYIARGAFLEKTDPERAVADYRRAVEIDAAAWRTRHALTACFLRQGKAAEALGAARKAAADFPAEVPLQVDLAEALLSAGDPHEAATVLDAVAALPYEGASDIHGLYVRAHVGIGLEAMKKAAWAEAAQAFELSKLYPEKLGTGAPFHPDSRMQDYLIALCRDKMGEKDKAAALRESIRDYTLRYWDENQPYGYYGGLVLEKLGRKEDRLKARELLGRPKPPAGVLEMIKRLG encoded by the coding sequence ATGATCCGGAATCGCGCCGGGAAAAACCCGCTCTCTCCGCCCGCTTTCGCCGGCGCCTTGTTCCTCCTGGCCCTGGCCCTCGCCGCCGGCGCGGCCTGCCGCCTCGGCTCGTCCCCCGGCGCGACGGCCGAGGAGAAGACGGAAACCATCCGGACCTACCCCTTCGCCGATCCCGACCCCGTGCCCATATTCGCCCGGTCGTCGATGTGGGGCCAGGGCGCGAGGCTCTATCCCTATTTCATGTTCGACCGCTTCACAGCGGAGGGCGTCGATCGGCCCTGGACCGTCGTCCGGCTGAAGAACCCCTACGTCGAGGTCGCCGTTCTGCCCGGGGCCGGCGGCAAGGTCTGGGGGGCCAGGGACCTGGCCACCGGCCGCGACTTCCTCTATTGGAACCATGTCCTCAAGTTCCGCCAGATCGCCATGCGCGGGCCCTGGACGTCGGGCGGCATCGAGTGGAACTTCGGCGTCGTCGGCCACGCCCCGACGACCGCCACGCCGGTCGACTACCTCGTCCGGCGGAACCGCGACGGCAGCGCCAGCGTCGTCGTCGGCGCCATGGACCTGGCCTCGCGGACACGCTGGAGCGTCACCGTGACCTTGCCCAAGGACAGCGCCGCGTTCGAGACCCACGCCCTGTGGGTCAACCCGACGCCCTTCAGCCAGTCCTACTACGCCTGGTCCTGCGCCGCGATCAAGGCCGCCGACGACCTCAGGTACATCTTCCCAGGCCAGTGGTTCATCGGCCACGACTATTCCGTGCCGCTCGAGTCCTGGCCCGTCGACCGGACCGGCCGCGACCTCTCCTGGTACCGTAACAACGCCACGCCTGGCTCCAAGAGCTACTTCACGGTCGGCCAGTATGCCGATTTCTACGGCGGCTGGTATGAGAAGGCCGACGCCGGCTTCGGCCATTGGTCCCCCTACGAGGACATGCCGGGGCGCAAGGTCTGGATCTGGGACCTCTCGCGCTCTGGCGAGATCTGGGTCGACCTGCTGACCGACAAGGACGGCCAGTACACCGAGCCCCAGGCCGGCCGCCTGCTCAACCAGTCCGACCACGGCGATTTCGCCCCGGGTTCGGCCGACCGCTGGCAGGAACACTGGTTCCCCTACCGCGGCATCGGGCCCATGACCAGGGCCACGCCCGAGGCCGCGCTCAGCGCCGTCCGCGGCGGCGACACGCTGGATCTCGGTCTCTACGCGATCCGGCCCCTCGCCGGCGACCTGTCCGTAACGGCGGCCGGCAAGGAGATCTTCCGCGAACGCGTCGCCCTCCGGCCCGAGCAGACCTGGAAGAAGAATGTCGCCCTGGCCGGCACGCCCGCCGGCGCCTCCCTCGAGGTCCGGCTGGGCGCCCAGCTCCTCTACGCGAGCGCGCCCGGCGCCGGCGACCTCGAGCGGCCGATCCATTTCAGCGCGCCGTCGGGCGGCTCGGCCGAGGCCCTGTTCCTGCAGGCCCGCGGCCTCGAGCGGGAACGCCGCCTCCCCGAGGCCCTCGACAAGTACCTGGCCGCCGCGGCCGCGGAGCCTCTCCATGTCCGGGCCCTGGCCCGGGCGGCCGAGCTCTATACCCGCAGGGGCGAGCCGGCCAAGGCCCTCGAGCTGGCCGGCAGGGCCCTGTCCGTGTCGATGTACGATCCCGAGGCCAATTACGTCTACGCCGTGGCGGCCCGCCGCCTGGGCCGCCTCATCGACGCCAGGGAGACCCTCGGCTGGGCGGCCCGCTCGCCGCAGTTCGAGGCCGTGGCCAGGGTCCAGCAGGCCGAGATCGCCCTGGTCGAAAAGGACTATCCGGCCGCGGTCGAGTACGCCCTCAAGGCCCTGGTCGCCGACGATCTGAACATCAACGCGCTCGAGGTCCTGGCCCTGGCCGACCGCCTGGCCGGCCGCGAGTCCGACGCCAACCGCGTCCTGGCCTGGCTCCTCGAGGTCGATCCGCTCGACCACCTGGCCCGCTTCGAGAAGTACCTCCACAGCCGCAAGGCCGGGGACCTCGAAGCCTGCAAGTCCCTGATCCGCAGCGAGTTGCCGCACGAGACCTGGCTCGAGATGGCCGCGTTCTATCGCCGCCTCGGCCTGGACGCCGACGCGGTCGAAGCCCTGAAGGCGGCCCCGGCCCAGACGACGGTCCTCTATACCCTGGCCTATCTCCTGCGCGAGAGCGCCCCGGCCGAGAGCGCCGCCTGTCTCGAGAAGGCCTCGTCGGCCTCGCCGCTCCTCGTCTTTCCATTCCGCGAGGAGGAGATCGCCGTCTTCTCCTGGGCCCTGGCCGCCAGGCCGGCGGATTGGAAGCCCAAGTATTACCTGGCCCTGATCCTCTGGGGCAAGGGCCGCCTCGATGAGTCGAGCGACCTCCTGGAGATGATCGAGAACGCCGATTTCGCGCCGTTCTACATCGCCCGCGGCGCCTTCCTGGAGAAGACCGACCCGGAGCGCGCCGTCGCGGACTACCGGCGGGCGGTCGAGATCGACGCTGCCGCCTGGCGGACCCGCCACGCCCTGACCGCCTGCTTCCTGCGGCAGGGCAAGGCCGCCGAGGCCCTGGGCGCGGCCCGGAAAGCGGCGGCCGACTTCCCGGCAGAGGTCCCGCTCCAGGTCGACCTGGCCGAGGCGCTGCTCTCCGCCGGCGATCCCCACGAGGCCGCGACCGTCCTCGATGCCGTCGCCGCCCTTCCCTACGAAGGCGCGAGCGACATCCACGGGCTCTACGTCCGGGCCCACGTCGGGATCGGCCTCGAGGCCATGAAGAAGGCCGCCTGGGCCGAGGCCGCGCAGGCCTTCGAGCTCTCCAAGCTCTACCCGGAGAAGCTCGGCACCGGCGCCCCCTTCCACCCCGACAGCCGGATGCAGGACTATCTCATCGCCCTCTGCCGCGACAAGATGGGCGAGAAGGACAAGGCCGCGGCCCTGCGCGAGTCCATCCGCGATTACACGCTGAGATACTGGGACGAGAACCAGCCCTACGGATATTACGGCGGGCTTGTCCTGGAAAAGCTCGGCCGCAAGGAGGACCGGCTCAAAGCCCGCGAGCTCCTCGGCCGGCCCAAGCCGCCGGCCGGCGTGCTGGAGATGATCAAGCGGCTCGGCTAG
- a CDS encoding APC family permease: MNDENKTIGGRIRRTLFGKPRNIKDPSLFHKLALIPVLAWIGLGADGLSSASYGPEEAFRTLGQHTYLAVGLALATALTVFIISYAYSRIIEYFPSGGGGYIVATHTLGEKFGVISGAALLVDYMLTITVSIVSCGDALFSFFPLAWQPYKTVFEVGAVLFLVVINLRGIKESVTLLAPIFLTFVVTHVLLIGYGLLSHLGQVGPVSQRIAADYRSGLAALGGWGVLFLFLRAFSMGGGTFTGIEAVSNGLQILREPRVQNGKRTMVYLATSLAVTAGGILVCYLLLGVAPIAGKTLNAVLAEKVFAGWGFGPVLALVTIFAEGALLLVGAQTGFVDGPRVIGNMAVDYWFPHRFASLSDRLTMQNGVLLMGGAALALLVYSKGRISTLVVMYSINVFMTFSLSELGMSRFFIRSRKTEPNWKKHLPVHLTGLTLCLTILIITTIEKFTHGGWLTLVITAVVIALCYAIKGHYNRVRRGVRELDDMLVAIPHRGDYNADPTNPNEMTAIQLVSGYSGFGVHTFLSIIRGFPGLYKNFVFISVAEVDAGAFKESESVAHLTAATKDSLKKYVDLARHLGFPAESRLDAGIDVVATATALCESVTKDFPKSTVFAGQTVFRRPGMINRILHNETAFAIQQELRWKGITTVILPIRINI, encoded by the coding sequence ATGAACGACGAAAACAAGACGATCGGAGGCCGGATCAGGCGGACGCTCTTCGGCAAGCCCCGCAACATCAAGGACCCGTCGCTTTTCCATAAGCTCGCCCTGATCCCGGTCCTGGCCTGGATCGGGCTCGGCGCCGACGGGTTGTCCTCGGCGTCCTACGGCCCGGAGGAAGCCTTTCGGACCCTGGGCCAGCACACCTACCTGGCCGTCGGCCTGGCCCTGGCCACGGCCCTGACCGTCTTCATCATCTCCTACGCCTATTCGCGCATCATCGAATATTTCCCGTCCGGCGGCGGCGGCTACATCGTCGCGACGCATACGCTGGGCGAAAAGTTCGGGGTCATCTCGGGCGCGGCGCTCCTCGTCGATTACATGCTGACGATCACCGTCTCGATCGTCTCCTGCGGCGACGCCCTGTTCAGCTTCTTCCCGCTGGCCTGGCAGCCGTACAAGACGGTCTTCGAAGTCGGAGCCGTCCTGTTCCTCGTCGTCATCAACCTGCGCGGCATCAAGGAATCCGTGACCCTGCTGGCCCCGATCTTCCTGACCTTCGTCGTGACCCATGTCCTCCTGATCGGCTACGGGCTCCTGTCCCACCTCGGCCAGGTCGGGCCGGTCTCCCAGAGGATCGCCGCGGACTACAGGTCCGGGCTGGCCGCGCTCGGCGGCTGGGGGGTGCTGTTCCTGTTCCTGCGGGCCTTCTCCATGGGCGGCGGGACGTTCACCGGCATCGAGGCGGTCTCGAACGGGCTGCAGATCCTGCGCGAGCCCCGCGTCCAGAACGGCAAGCGGACCATGGTCTACCTGGCGACGTCCCTGGCGGTCACCGCCGGCGGCATCCTCGTCTGCTATCTCCTCCTGGGCGTCGCGCCCATCGCCGGGAAGACGCTGAACGCGGTGCTGGCGGAGAAGGTCTTCGCCGGCTGGGGCTTCGGGCCCGTCCTGGCGCTCGTCACCATATTCGCGGAAGGGGCCCTGCTTCTCGTCGGGGCCCAGACTGGCTTCGTCGACGGGCCCCGGGTCATCGGCAACATGGCCGTCGACTACTGGTTCCCCCACCGCTTCGCCTCGCTTTCCGACCGCCTGACCATGCAGAACGGCGTCCTGCTGATGGGCGGGGCCGCCCTGGCCCTCCTCGTCTATTCGAAGGGGCGCATCTCGACCCTGGTCGTCATGTACTCGATCAACGTCTTCATGACCTTCTCGCTCTCGGAGCTGGGCATGTCCCGCTTCTTCATCCGCAGCCGGAAGACGGAGCCGAACTGGAAGAAGCACCTGCCGGTCCACCTGACCGGCCTGACGCTCTGCCTGACTATCCTGATCATCACTACAATCGAGAAGTTCACCCACGGCGGCTGGCTGACCCTGGTCATCACGGCCGTCGTCATCGCCCTCTGCTACGCCATCAAGGGCCACTACAACCGGGTCCGCCGGGGCGTCCGGGAGCTCGACGACATGCTCGTCGCCATCCCGCACCGGGGCGACTATAACGCCGACCCGACCAATCCCAACGAGATGACGGCCATCCAGCTGGTCAGCGGCTACTCCGGCTTCGGCGTCCACACCTTCCTGTCGATCATCCGGGGCTTCCCCGGCCTCTACAAGAACTTCGTTTTCATCTCCGTGGCCGAGGTGGACGCCGGCGCGTTCAAGGAGTCCGAGTCCGTCGCCCACCTGACCGCCGCGACCAAGGATTCCCTCAAAAAATACGTCGACCTGGCCCGGCATCTGGGCTTCCCGGCCGAGTCGCGCCTCGATGCGGGCATCGACGTCGTCGCCACCGCCACGGCCCTGTGCGAATCGGTGACCAAGGATTTCCCCAAGTCCACTGTTTTCGCCGGCCAGACCGTCTTTCGCCGGCCGGGCATGATCAACCGCATCCTCCACAACGAGACCGCCTTCGCCATCCAGCAGGAGCTGCGCTGGAAAGGGATCACGACGGTCATCCTGCCGATCCGGATCAACATCTAG
- the mdh gene encoding malate dehydrogenase, translated as MRKKIALIGGGQIGQILAMLAAQKELGDIVVLDIPELENPAKGKALDLMEMAPHGNYDALITGTSDYKDIAGADVVIITAGRPRQAGMTREDLLAVNLDIITKVAAGVKQYAPKAFCIIVTNPLDAMVYAFSKLTGFPKSQVVGMAGTLDTARWRAFIAMELGVSVSDVAGTVLGGHGPDMVPLPRLTTVGGVPLTEIATKEQIDRLATRTREAGTEIVKLFGKGSAFFSPAWSAIVIAESYLKDKRRILPCAALCDGEYGVKGLFIGVPCLISGRGMEKIYEIKLNDEETAMLQKTIGVVKKTVEETKL; from the coding sequence ATGCGGAAGAAGATCGCCCTCATCGGCGGCGGGCAGATCGGCCAGATCCTGGCCATGCTCGCGGCCCAGAAGGAGCTCGGGGACATCGTCGTCCTCGACATCCCCGAGCTCGAGAACCCGGCCAAGGGGAAAGCCCTCGACCTCATGGAGATGGCCCCCCACGGCAACTACGACGCCCTGATCACCGGCACCTCCGACTACAAGGACATCGCCGGGGCCGACGTCGTCATCATCACGGCCGGCCGGCCCCGCCAGGCCGGCATGACCCGCGAGGACCTCCTGGCGGTCAACCTGGATATCATCACCAAGGTGGCCGCGGGGGTCAAGCAGTACGCCCCGAAGGCGTTCTGCATCATCGTCACCAATCCGCTCGACGCCATGGTCTACGCGTTCTCGAAGCTGACCGGCTTCCCCAAGAGCCAGGTCGTCGGCATGGCCGGGACGCTCGACACGGCCCGCTGGCGCGCCTTCATCGCCATGGAGCTAGGCGTGTCGGTCAGCGACGTCGCCGGCACGGTCCTCGGCGGCCACGGCCCGGACATGGTGCCCCTGCCCCGCCTGACCACGGTCGGCGGCGTGCCCCTGACCGAGATCGCCACCAAGGAGCAGATCGACAGGCTCGCCACCCGCACCCGCGAGGCCGGCACCGAGATCGTCAAGCTCTTCGGCAAGGGCTCGGCCTTCTTCAGCCCGGCCTGGAGCGCCATCGTCATCGCCGAGTCCTACCTCAAGGACAAGCGCCGCATCCTGCCCTGCGCGGCCCTGTGCGACGGCGAGTACGGCGTCAAGGGCCTGTTCATCGGCGTGCCCTGCCTGATCAGCGGCCGGGGCATGGAGAAGATCTACGAGATCAAGCTCAACGACGAAGAGACGGCCATGCTCCAGAAGACGATCGGCGTCGTCAAGAAGACGGTCGAGGAGACCAAGCTCTAA
- a CDS encoding isocitrate/isopropylmalate family dehydrogenase, whose product MDHAAIKRAKEHFGRLLEAQAKRMEAVKSAPGWIDYKSLSPLKIGVLPGDGIGPFIAAEARRVLEFLLREEIASGRVVIAEIGGLTIENRAAHGCAVPADVLEEIRKYPVTLKGPTTTPRKGDPWPNIESSNVALRKSLDLFANVRPVRIPRQGIDWKFFRENTEDLYALGSNGLDVDEDISIDFRLITGPGAERICRLAFEDARQNGRRRVTCVTKANVVKTTDGRFLECFYRVARDYPEIDADDWYIDIMTAKLVDEKRRRDFQVLVLPNLYGDILTDEAAEFQGGVGTAGSANIGQRYAMFEAIHGSAPRMVTEGRAAYADPSSMIRAAAMLLVHIGRPQLGRGLEMALDITGQYEKKLVVTGRSSGATGEDFTNYVMDWVRDPKLKDAWEAFVKG is encoded by the coding sequence ATGGACCACGCCGCGATCAAGAGGGCCAAGGAGCACTTCGGCCGGCTCCTCGAAGCCCAGGCGAAGCGGATGGAAGCGGTCAAGTCCGCCCCCGGCTGGATCGATTACAAGTCGCTATCCCCGCTCAAGATAGGCGTCCTGCCCGGCGACGGCATCGGGCCGTTCATCGCGGCCGAAGCCCGGCGCGTCCTCGAATTCCTGCTCCGGGAGGAGATCGCCTCCGGCCGGGTCGTCATCGCCGAGATCGGCGGCCTGACCATCGAGAACCGGGCCGCCCACGGCTGCGCCGTCCCCGCCGACGTCCTGGAGGAGATCAGGAAGTACCCGGTCACGCTCAAGGGCCCGACGACGACGCCGCGCAAGGGCGATCCCTGGCCGAACATCGAAAGCTCGAACGTGGCCCTGCGCAAGTCGCTGGACCTCTTCGCCAACGTCCGGCCCGTGCGCATCCCCCGGCAGGGCATTGACTGGAAGTTCTTCCGCGAGAACACCGAGGATCTCTACGCCCTCGGCTCCAACGGCCTCGACGTCGACGAGGACATCTCCATCGACTTCCGGCTCATCACCGGCCCGGGCGCCGAGCGCATCTGCCGACTGGCCTTCGAGGACGCGCGGCAGAACGGCCGCCGGCGCGTCACCTGCGTCACCAAGGCCAACGTCGTCAAGACGACCGACGGCCGGTTCCTCGAATGCTTCTACCGCGTGGCCAGGGATTACCCGGAGATCGACGCCGACGACTGGTACATCGACATCATGACGGCCAAGCTCGTCGACGAGAAGCGCCGCCGGGACTTCCAGGTCCTGGTCCTGCCCAACCTCTACGGCGACATCCTGACCGACGAAGCGGCCGAGTTCCAGGGCGGCGTGGGCACGGCCGGCAGCGCCAACATCGGCCAGCGCTACGCCATGTTCGAGGCCATCCACGGCTCGGCGCCCCGCATGGTCACCGAGGGTCGGGCCGCGTACGCCGATCCCAGCAGCATGATCCGGGCGGCGGCCATGCTCCTCGTCCATATCGGCCGCCCGCAGCTCGGCCGGGGCCTGGAGATGGCCCTGGACATCACCGGCCAGTACGAGAAGAAGCTGGTCGTCACCGGGCGCTCGAGCGGCGCCACCGGCGAGGACTTCACGAACTACGTCATGGACTGGGTCCGCGACCCCAAGCTCAAAGACGCCTGGGAGGCCTTCGTCAAGGGCTGA